Proteins found in one Apium graveolens cultivar Ventura unplaced genomic scaffold, ASM990537v1 ctg8293, whole genome shotgun sequence genomic segment:
- the LOC141704844 gene encoding uncharacterized protein LOC141704844 yields the protein MRVFMQAHGVWDAVEPKDADAAIEDKMDKRALAIIYQGIDKVKKAKAQTLKAEFESLVMKDTEQLDDFCMKMNSLRLSNLEIWRKCPLEEVVGSLKAHEERIRGQNEVNNSQLMLTEEEWSRREGTETKLLFTRDEWLKRANKGGNGGNGDYRKDGRMFRDRSRVKCFNCHNHGHFASECRKPRRDREQRAEANLTQITDDEPALLVAEFDKIDNNRGTKLNTEEDNTWYLDNGASSHMTGQSWKVQRFR from the exons ATGCGTGTGTTCATGCAGGCCCATGGTGTATGGGATGCGGTTGAACCCAAAGACGCAGATGCTGCAATTGAAGACAAGATGGATAAGCGAGCTTTGGCTATTATATATCAGGGGATAG ACAAAGTTAAAAAGGCGAAAGCTCAAACTCTTAAGGCTGAATTTGAGTCTCTTGTCATGAAAGATACAGAACAGCTAGATGATTTCTGCATGAAGATGAATAGCCTG CGATTGAGCAATTTGGAGATTTGGAGAAAATGTCCGTTAGAAGAAGTTGTGGGATCCCTCAAGGCACACGAGGAGAGAATACGCGGACAGAATGAAGTGAATAACAGCCAGCTCATGCTTACTGAAGAGGAGTGGTCACGACGTGAAGGCACTGAGACCAAACTGTTGTTTACACGGGACGAATGGTTGAAGCGAGCTAACAAAGGAGGAAATGGGGGAAATGGAGATTACCGTAAGGACGGTCGAATGTTTCGTGACAGGAGCAGAGTCAAATGTTTTAACTGTCATAATCACGGACATTTTGCTTCTGAATGCCGTAAGCCAAGGAGAGACAGAGAACAACGAGCTGAGGCAAATCTAACTCAAATCACTGATGATGAGCCCGCATTGCTTGTGGCTGAATTCGACAAGATCGACAACAACAGAGGCACTAAACTTAATACGGAGGAGGACAACACGTGGTATCTAGACAATGGTGCCAGCAGTCACATGACTGGGCAGTCGTGGAAAGTTCAAAGATTTAGATGA